One genomic window of Acidovorax radicis includes the following:
- the mnmG gene encoding tRNA uridine-5-carboxymethylaminomethyl(34) synthesis enzyme MnmG, translated as MLYPQEFDVIVVGGGHAGTEAALAAARMGSKTLLLTHNIETLGQMSCNPSIGGIGKGHLVKEVDALGGAMALATDEGGIQFRILNSSKGPAVRATRAQADRILYKAAIRRMLENQPNLWLFQQAVDDLMVEGDRVVGAVTQVGIQFRSRTVVLTAGTFLDGKIHVGLNNYAAGRAGDPPAVSLSARLKELKLPQGRLKTGTPPRLDGRSIDFSKCTEQPGDGMPGGVNEGTVPVFSFMARAHGGAAMHPRQMPCWVTHTNERTHEIIRSGFDRSPMFTGKIEGVGPRYCPSVEDKINRFADKDSHQIFLEPEGLTTHEFYPNGISTSLPFDIQYALVRSMPGLENAHILRPGYAIEYDYFDPRSLKSSFETRQIQGLFFAGQINGTTGYEEAAAQGLFAGINAALQCRGEAAWLPGRDEAYLGVLVDDLITKGVTEPYRMFTSRAEFRLQLREDNADMRLTEAGRGMGLVDDARWDSFSRKRDAVSRETERLKATWVNPRNLPAAESERVLGKSIDHEYNLFELLRRPDVNYATLMSMDGGKYASNDVSRETLGDLTEPVLEQVEIAAKYAGYIDRQKGEVERAAHFEKLRLPPDLDYMQVTALSIEARQVLSRHRPETLGHASRITGITPASISLLMVHLKKGGFKDLAVAPATPAKAEGEVAA; from the coding sequence ATGTTGTACCCCCAGGAATTTGATGTGATCGTTGTCGGCGGTGGCCATGCTGGCACCGAGGCCGCGTTGGCTGCCGCGCGCATGGGCAGCAAAACGCTGCTGCTGACCCACAACATCGAGACGCTGGGGCAGATGAGCTGCAACCCCAGCATTGGCGGCATCGGCAAGGGCCACTTGGTCAAAGAGGTGGACGCGCTGGGCGGTGCCATGGCGCTGGCCACCGACGAGGGTGGCATCCAGTTCCGCATTCTCAACAGCAGCAAGGGCCCTGCGGTGCGCGCCACGCGGGCCCAGGCCGACCGTATTCTGTACAAGGCCGCCATCCGCCGCATGCTGGAGAACCAGCCCAACCTGTGGCTGTTTCAGCAGGCGGTGGACGATTTGATGGTCGAGGGCGACCGGGTGGTGGGCGCGGTGACGCAGGTGGGCATTCAGTTTCGCAGCCGCACCGTGGTGCTCACAGCCGGCACTTTTCTGGACGGCAAGATCCATGTGGGCCTGAACAACTACGCCGCTGGCCGCGCCGGAGACCCGCCTGCGGTGTCGCTGTCGGCACGCCTCAAAGAACTGAAGCTGCCCCAGGGCCGCCTGAAGACCGGCACGCCGCCGCGCCTGGATGGCCGCAGCATCGACTTCTCCAAATGCACCGAGCAGCCCGGCGACGGTATGCCGGGTGGGGTGAACGAGGGTACGGTGCCGGTGTTCAGCTTCATGGCACGTGCACACGGTGGGGCTGCCATGCACCCGCGCCAGATGCCCTGCTGGGTTACTCATACCAACGAGCGCACGCACGAGATCATCCGCAGCGGCTTCGACCGCAGCCCCATGTTCACGGGCAAGATCGAGGGCGTGGGCCCGCGTTATTGCCCCAGCGTGGAAGACAAGATCAACCGCTTTGCCGACAAGGACAGCCACCAGATCTTTCTGGAGCCCGAAGGCCTGACCACGCATGAGTTCTACCCCAACGGCATCAGCACCAGCCTGCCGTTCGACATCCAGTACGCGCTGGTGCGTAGCATGCCCGGGCTGGAGAACGCGCACATCCTGCGCCCCGGCTATGCCATCGAATACGACTACTTCGACCCGCGCTCGCTCAAGAGTAGCTTTGAAACGCGGCAGATCCAGGGCTTGTTCTTTGCTGGGCAGATCAACGGCACCACGGGCTACGAAGAGGCGGCGGCCCAGGGCCTGTTCGCTGGTATCAATGCCGCGCTGCAATGCCGTGGTGAGGCAGCTTGGCTGCCCGGTCGCGACGAGGCCTACCTGGGGGTTCTGGTGGACGATCTGATCACCAAAGGCGTGACCGAGCCCTATCGCATGTTCACCAGCCGGGCCGAGTTCCGCCTGCAGCTGCGTGAGGACAATGCCGACATGCGGCTGACCGAAGCAGGGCGGGGCATGGGCCTGGTGGATGATGCGCGCTGGGATTCTTTTAGCCGCAAGCGCGACGCTGTTTCACGTGAAACAGAGCGCCTGAAGGCCACCTGGGTGAACCCGCGCAACCTGCCTGCGGCGGAGTCCGAGCGGGTGCTGGGTAAAAGCATCGATCACGAATACAACCTGTTCGAGCTGCTGCGGCGCCCGGATGTGAACTACGCCACCCTGATGTCGATGGATGGAGGCAAGTACGCATCCAACGATGTTTCACGTGAAACCCTGGGTGATCTGACGGAACCCGTGTTAGAGCAGGTAGAGATCGCTGCCAAATACGCAGGCTATATCGACCGCCAGAAGGGTGAGGTGGAGCGTGCGGCACATTTTGAGAAGCTGCGCCTGCCGCCTGATCTGGACTACATGCAGGTGACCGCCTTGAGCATCGAGGCGCGCCAGGTGCTCAGTCGCCACCGGCCGGAAACACTGGGCCATGCGTCGCGCATCACAGGCATCACTCCGGCGTCGATTTCGCTCCTGATGGTGCATTTGAAGAAGGGTGGGTTCAAGGACTTGGCCGTGGCCCCGGCAACGCCCGCCAAGGCAGAAGGTGAAGTGGCGGCATGA